Proteins encoded by one window of Chondromyces crocatus:
- a CDS encoding sulfatase-like hydrolase/transferase → MNTRDRRSPDEFARRGWGARLAQSLLGASAFALVAALLDAGWASDEGPGTGRFAAWLADAGLIAPVALLVGAGAGVAALLADPERPPSPSTLIASLRLRAVGRPADVAAFVPLVVFAAFAWMTLSAHLARALLTLDAPAALTGTAIAAGALGLGLVAALAVLALTPPLRHLLAMLSEHWRALVDPAVTGAAALVLVGTLFGLGIASGGLSGEGGVLGIYGVLKRPELDLRAPAILLLTVVGGFFAPVPLRSLRGAVAIALAILPLALTARAASALNTETAVGQALERSAPLGGKALLVLRRVTDRDGDGASGWFGGGDCNDGDPRIHPLADEILDNGIDEDCSGSDLTSDAVKELAPAPTAAPIAKSAPSLPKDLNVLLITVDTLRWDLGYAGNPNPVSPHLDALAARSTIFDRAYSLASYTGKSIGPTLIGKYGSETHRNWGHFNKFSEEDTFVAERLKGAGVFTMGVHGHRYFGKFGGLDRGFDVVDMSAAPPESADWAVDNTASSPGLTDAALKLLEEHGQKRFFLWVHYLDPHADYLQHKDVPSFGKSQRDLYDGEIAFTDKHIGRLLDFVAAAPWGKRTAVVVSSDHGEAFGEHKMYRHGFELWEELVRVPLIVHVPEAKPSRVTARRSLIDLAPTLLDLMSVPLPATGNAGAAPAESADGAGAGDSDFLSGVSLLPDVFLPDGREAQTRDVIVDMPGGPYNDARRSFIHGDLKLTISNGVRFELYDLASDPGEKKNLWDAPDARALREKIEARYAAAKARLREIKVTGKRK, encoded by the coding sequence GTGAATACGCGCGATCGACGGAGTCCTGACGAGTTCGCGCGCCGTGGCTGGGGCGCTCGGCTCGCACAGAGCCTGCTCGGGGCTTCGGCGTTTGCCCTCGTCGCTGCGCTGCTCGACGCGGGCTGGGCCTCCGACGAGGGGCCCGGCACTGGCAGGTTTGCAGCGTGGCTCGCGGACGCGGGGCTCATCGCGCCGGTGGCGCTCCTGGTGGGCGCCGGGGCCGGGGTGGCCGCGCTGCTCGCCGATCCGGAGCGGCCGCCGTCGCCTTCCACGTTGATCGCTTCGCTGCGGCTGCGCGCCGTGGGGCGGCCGGCCGACGTGGCGGCGTTCGTGCCGCTCGTGGTGTTCGCCGCGTTCGCGTGGATGACGCTGTCGGCGCACCTCGCGCGCGCGCTGCTCACGCTGGACGCGCCGGCCGCACTGACGGGGACGGCCATCGCCGCCGGGGCGCTCGGGCTGGGGCTCGTGGCGGCCCTCGCCGTGCTGGCGCTGACGCCACCCCTGCGGCATCTCCTGGCCATGCTCAGCGAGCACTGGCGCGCGCTGGTCGACCCGGCAGTGACGGGCGCCGCTGCGCTGGTCCTGGTGGGTACGCTGTTCGGGCTGGGGATCGCGTCGGGAGGGCTGTCCGGAGAGGGCGGGGTGCTCGGCATCTACGGGGTGCTGAAGCGCCCCGAGCTCGACCTGCGCGCGCCCGCGATCTTGCTGCTCACGGTCGTTGGAGGGTTCTTCGCCCCCGTGCCGCTGCGCTCGCTCCGGGGCGCGGTGGCCATCGCGCTGGCCATTCTGCCGCTCGCCCTCACGGCGCGCGCCGCGAGCGCGCTGAACACGGAGACGGCGGTGGGTCAGGCGCTGGAGCGGAGCGCTCCACTCGGCGGCAAGGCGCTGCTCGTCCTGCGTCGGGTGACGGACCGCGATGGGGACGGGGCGAGCGGCTGGTTCGGAGGGGGCGACTGCAACGACGGGGACCCTCGGATCCACCCGCTCGCAGACGAGATCCTGGACAACGGGATCGACGAGGACTGCTCGGGCAGCGATCTGACCTCCGACGCCGTGAAAGAACTCGCGCCTGCGCCGACTGCTGCGCCGATTGCGAAGAGCGCGCCGAGCCTGCCCAAGGATCTCAACGTTCTCTTGATCACGGTGGACACGCTGCGATGGGATCTCGGGTACGCGGGCAACCCGAACCCGGTATCGCCGCACCTCGACGCGCTGGCCGCGCGGTCGACGATCTTCGATCGGGCGTACTCGCTCGCGTCGTACACGGGCAAGAGCATCGGGCCGACGCTCATCGGCAAGTACGGGAGCGAGACGCACCGGAACTGGGGTCACTTCAACAAGTTCAGCGAGGAGGACACCTTCGTCGCCGAGCGGTTGAAGGGCGCCGGGGTGTTCACCATGGGGGTGCACGGGCACCGCTACTTCGGCAAATTCGGTGGGCTGGACCGCGGGTTCGACGTGGTGGACATGAGCGCGGCGCCGCCGGAGAGCGCCGACTGGGCGGTGGACAACACCGCGTCGAGCCCCGGCCTGACCGACGCAGCGCTCAAGCTGCTCGAGGAGCATGGACAGAAGCGCTTCTTCCTGTGGGTCCACTACCTCGACCCCCACGCCGACTACCTGCAGCACAAGGACGTGCCGTCCTTCGGCAAGTCACAGCGTGACCTGTACGACGGGGAGATCGCCTTCACCGACAAGCACATCGGTCGGCTGCTCGATTTCGTGGCGGCTGCGCCCTGGGGGAAGCGCACGGCGGTGGTGGTGAGCAGCGATCACGGCGAGGCATTCGGCGAGCACAAGATGTACCGTCACGGCTTCGAGCTGTGGGAAGAGCTGGTGCGGGTGCCGCTCATCGTCCACGTGCCAGAAGCGAAGCCTTCGCGGGTGACGGCGCGACGGAGCTTGATCGACCTGGCGCCGACGCTCCTGGATCTCATGAGCGTGCCGCTCCCCGCGACGGGCAACGCCGGGGCAGCACCGGCCGAGTCTGCGGACGGCGCAGGCGCAGGCGACAGCGATTTCCTGTCCGGCGTCTCGCTCCTGCCCGATGTCTTCTTGCCCGACGGTCGAGAGGCCCAGACGCGCGACGTGATCGTCGACATGCCCGGAGGCCCGTACAACGACGCAAGGCGCTCGTTCATCCACGGAGATCTCAAGCTGACCATCTCCAACGGGGTGAGGTTCGAGCTGTACGATCTCGCGAGCGATCCCGGCGAGAAGAAGAACCTGTGGGACGCTCCGGATGCGCGCGCGCTGCGCGAGAAGATCGAGGCGCGCTATGCCGCAGCGAAGGCTCGTCTCCGCGAGATCAAGGTGACTGGAAAGCGGAAGTAG